The genomic interval TAAAATCCCCTATTCTATAAGCCCACTAATCCATTCTTTTGGCCTCACAGTTTACTTTATTATCCTATTTCAATGGGCTTGAAGAACATACAATGGCctagaatatagtctgttgggcATACAAAGAAGACAATGGTTTGTGACGAAAGTCTGTCTAGGCATGTTGATGGACTTCAGTCTTTCTTCCTGAGATATGAGTGCAGTTAATGAAAGCTCAGGGACTAGaggtaattgttttcttctttaatgaGTTTAGACTTTAGGTAAATAAGGGAACTTCAGAAAACAACTTCATCCTGTGCTTTGGGAGACACAGAGGATTGAGAGTCAGGAAGTGCGTGGGAAAGGTCAGACGGATGTTGAGGCTTCCTTTTTAGTTCAGCATGTCAAAGCACCATATCTTGGGGTATCAGTTTCTGAGTCCCAACATTACCCAGTATAGTGGAAGGTCTTTGACAACAGGGCCCTTGTCTGTGCTGTTTCCTGCTGCATCCTTAGTGCCTAAAACAGCAATTTGCACATGATAAATGCTCAActattatttgttaaaataataaatgttttttattggcagtgtttatttcttttgtaaactaCTTATTCAAATCCATTGCACGTTTTCCTATTGGcatgctcatttttttcttattaatttgtgaGAGCTCTTTAAATATAATGGAtgttaactttctttttctttcacacatTGTTGGTTTCCTAGGATGGctgtaacaaagtatcacaaactgggtggcttaaaacaacaaggACTGTCCTTTCATGGCTCTGGAAGCTAGAATTTCAAAATCAAAGAGTCAGCAGAGCCATGCTTCCTCAGAGACTCTGAGTAGAGtcttttcttgcctcttcctagcttttGGTCATAGTCGTCAATCCTTGGCATTCTTGGTTTGAAGCTGCATTACTACaatctctccctctgtctttggattggtttcctcttcttataaggacaccagtcatatcgTATTAGGGCTCAGCTTAATGATTTCaatttaatttgaatatattttcaaaggCCCTGTTTCTAAACAAGGCCACAGAGAGTTTATAAGGCTTAGGACTTCATTACATATTTTGGGGGGATACAATTCAACCCATagcacataataaatatatttctccaGTTCCTTGtctgtcttttaaatttgtgtgAAAAATCAGATTTCCTTTGTTGCAGTGTGTATTAGCAATGGAACTtacatgggaataataatagtgagATAAGATAAAGTCACTTCATGAATGTTTATGCATGAATTTGTTACTCCTCAAAGTTCATCCCTACAGGGAAAAGTAAGAATAGTACTCACCTCGACCTGAAGCTAGAAGGGGCAAAGAAGTTCTGTTGGCCTATTCATAGTCCAGCTAATGTCATCTGTTTAGGAGACTGTACAGGGCAGAGCTCCTTTTCCACCAGAGTCCTAAACAACAGGAAAGAGTGGCCATGGGTCTCTGGTGTGTCAAGATATTATCTGCAACCCATGAAATAAAGAATAGTCCTCAGTTCGCCAGTAGATAATGAAGTACTAATATTTGCTGCTTTCACGTTCAGACATCTTAGTCTCATggcccttttattttttcaggctATATCTCTTGAATTAAATATAGCATCTCCCAAATCATCCAAACTCTTACAGTGACACCCTTAAAATTTCATCAGATTCAATCCACATTTTGGAAATCTTAGCATCAAAGTTATAATGCTCATAGCTTAGAGGAAAGCTGGAGTAGGCATAATTTCCTATATTCTTAATACCTACTTTTAGTTTGTAATAGGTGCTTAaatttagagagaaagagagaatcacAATAAAAGAGCATCAGTAAAGCATCAGGGAGGCACATACAGAACCTGTTCTCGGCAGGAACAGAGATACCTATACCCACAGAGCCCACTAGGGCTCAGACTACCTTCTTCCAAGCCTAGCGTTTACACAGGAGAGATAATGAGAGGAAAATAGGACAATAATCACAGTCCAACCAGGTGAATTTCAGATAAGTACATGTGAGCCATGTCATGGCAATACACATAAAGATTTCAGCAAAAAGGAGCTTCCTGTGATGGGAAACTAATACAAAAGAGGGATCTTCACTAGTTGAGATAAAATcatgaaacagttttattttcccAATAGCTGTATCAACAGTGTTATTTCTACCACCCTTCTCCCCCACTTCACACAGGGTAATGGGCTTCTTTAACTACATTTCTCTCCTGTTCTCTGACTTTTCAGTCACTATTGCTTATTAAAATAGTTTCAGCCAGACTAAAGATTTGGTTCTATTCATTTTCAAATGCCAATCTCACCTTTCATTCTGAGTCCTCCTGGTTCCTCCAGGGCAGATAGAATTAAGGCTCCTGGGTTTGAAACAtgtgtgggatgtgtgtatgAATAAGAACCATCTAATCAGTTCACCTTCTCTCTGTCCTTTGAAAACAACGATTTCAAACACAGAATCTAGTGTCCTGCTAACTTGGCCTTCAAAAAATTGGTGTTTTATTCTCAACAGTGTGCTATGTATCTCCAACTCCGAAGGAAACTCCAAAGTCAAGAAAACATCTCAATCAACTCCCACTCACAACATTTTAGTAAAGATACCAGCACTTCTAGGACAATATTTCACCTATATAGGATAATATCCAATCTGGATGTTACAAACAAATGTCTGTTTCATCCAAGGAAATTTGGTGGTTTCAAACAAAAGATTTATCCAAGATGGGTCAAAAGGAAAACCGCAAAGCATTTAGccaccaaaagaaataaaaatccactTGCTAAATTTCGTATCCAATATTCATATCACAGTGGCTCTTAAACTTTCAGGAGATTTTTCCTAGGTAATTCCTAATTTTCATAAAAGCTTTTCTGTATTGCTCTAAATACAGTCCCCAGAATGAAAAACAATCAACTCACCTCAATACTAgatacattcattcaacaaacatttagtgATCACCTACTTGGTGCAAGGAACACTATTAGTCACTGAAGTCACTGAGTATGCCAAATAGAACACAGCAAGCATGTTTTGGGCCCTCATGGATTGTAAGAACAAGTGGGTCTAGCGAAGGAAAGAATCATACTCTGCTACTCTTCAAATCATGTTAGAAACAAcctaataacaataaaaataatgtcaaCAAAATTGATGATTGACTAGGTTTGTAGTAAATTCTTGTTATGTGTAATTCTAACAATCCTTGTTTCACAGAGGAAGCACATAGACCTTGATAAGTAATTGATCCAAAGTTGCACATCAAGTAATCAGCTGACTGAATTTGAAGCCAGACTTGTCTGATACTATAGTTCATGTTTTGAAACTGCATCATTCCAGCTGGTATCATTAACATAGCAGTCTGTATAAAAAGTTTTTAACTGTGAGACGGAAcccatatatatatctatatacctcTCGAAtaatatgtatgtaattttatatgGAACATGTATCTCCGAAACCTCAAACTACCTATGTACTGGGCATATACTCTCCCTTTATTCACTGTCATCTGGTTTAGCAGGGTACGAAATTACATAGGAGTTTGGGGCCAAAACCAGAGATAGTAAGCATTTGTCTGACCTTTCCTGTCTCAGTGCTGCATTTAATGCTTTTGGTTCCTTATTATAAACAACAGataccaaatattttttataacaatgcCACTTTCCTAAAGACATCTCATTTTCTAgctgtgataatttttttaaatgatttcaagTTGGAGAAAGGAACATTTGCACTCAGGATGAGGTTCAGTCTCAACTTGTTGTTTCACACATTCCCTGCTTATTcctaatatattttgaaacattcgCAGAAAAGGGTAGATGGCTTTGAAACTAATTTCTGAATAATATGTACTTAACTTCTGATTTCATTCTAAGAAGATATTTGTAGGGATGGTTTGAAAGGTTtagaaaggaaagcagagaataaaagacTCCCTTTCTCTGATGACTGTGGTATCAAAAACATCAAAGTTACATGAAATGGTGAAGATCTGAGGACTGGACATCTCCCTGAAAATTTACTTTACAGATCATTTTGAAAACACCAATTGTGTTCAGAAAGAGTGCCTACTTTTtatgaagataaaattttaaatgagctaGTAGGTATCAAAAGTAATGGTTTGATGTGTGTGGagctcagagaaaatattttgtgtgGTACAGGTCAACATAAACAGTGAAAGATTTCATTCTGTAGGAtaaagcatttccttttttttgacaggatctgtcacccaagctggagtgcagtgatgcaatcccagatcactgcaacctctccctccagggttcaagtgattctcctgcctcagcctcctgagcagctgggattacatgcgcgcgccaccacacccggctaatttttgtatttttagtagagacaggggtctcaccatgttggccaggctggtctcgaactcctggcctcaaccgatccgcccacctcggcctcccaaagtgctgggattgcaggtgcgccATGGCCACCGGCCAGCATTTCCTTCAAAATTGAAAAGttagaatttataattttctgaagcatgcagatttttaaagaaaaggaaacaaaaagaaatagatactGCCCACTCCACTTCCTTGCCCCTCTTTCTGACAAGTGCCGTCCTGCCTTCCCACCTTTGCCCTCACTCTAAATTTTCCAGAAGGGTAGGACTTCAGGGGCTACATGGGCATTGGTGACTGTGCACATGCAAGGGGTAGGGGTGGGAATGCAGCGCAAAGTGACAggtagaagggaagagaaagtagaaaaggcCAAAGCCAAGGCCTAGAGTGAGAGGAGGCGGTGGTGGAGGATAGTGCAGACTCTCCCTGGTAACCAGAGGAGAGCAAACTCCAACCGCAGAGCAGTGATGCCACTTGTGGGCCCTCAGATTGGAGAGGACAGAAGAGTGACAGAGCGGTGCGCTCTGGGGCACCTCACGCAGACGGGAGTAGGGAGGCTGCTTTTTGCGCGGGCATTTGGCggcgggggtgggggaaagggggGAGATCCTGCTGCACTGGCCGCCCAAGTTGAGGGGCGAGCTCAGCGGTGACGCGCGGCCCTCACGTGACCCAGAGCTGCAGAGCTACGCAGCCTTCGGTGCAGTCGTCACTCGCGTCTGGCTACCAGCTCCCCGCTGCCCTGCGCTCGGCGGGCTGGCATCCGGCCCGGGGAAAAGCGGAGCAGGTAAGATCCCCGGGGTCCGTGCACCCCGGCCTGGCCGGCAGCGGCTCACGGACCCCCGCGACGGGCGCAGAACAGCGCAGGGGGTCCCCGCCAGTTTTCTCCACACCCCAACATTCTTGGGAACATAGAGGCCACCTGGGGTGGGCAAGCTGGAGCGGCTGGGGTCCTAGGGGCAGCAGAGCAACCAAGAGCGAGGGAAAACCACCCCCGAGTTCCTGCAGGAAAACGTTGAACACCGCGGGGGGGTGGGGCGGCTGAGGGTGGGGGCGCGGAGTGCGGGACGCGGGGCGCTGGCCGCAAGGAAAGCCCGGGCCCGGGGCGGGGAAGGAGCTGGGTGGTGGATAATCCTTGCTAGCGTTCCGCTGCAGGagcccccatccccccacccctgcccatctGCAGGTCTGCGAGGCTAAGTGTCCCGGCGGCGCACCTCGGGGCGAGAATCCGGAGGAGGAGGAGACCGCAAGGATAGGCCCAGGTCGGTGCGAGGGACGGTGGTGGTGCGGGGGTCCGAGCGTGAGGAAAGCCCAGTCTGAGACCCCAGCCCTCTCCACCCCATCCCCCCACTCCTACACCCGTCCTCCATTTTGCTGCCTGCGAAGCTCTGAGAAAGAATCTTGGGAAAGGAAAAATGGTGGGTTTGGGGGAAGGGAGGTAAGGGGAGAAAGCTGGAGGGAGGGGCTCTAATTGGAGGCCCCCTAGAGGACGCACGGAACTTCTAAGGTgggaaaatatgaaattaaatccTTTGATATCAGGGCTCTGAATCCTGCTGGTCAGTGTACCAAGCATTCAGTCTCTCTCCTTGCCTTTGTCTTACTTGTGTTCaaagaaaaacaaccagaaaaaaaaaatctcatcatggCAAATATTCACCAGGAAAACGAAGAGATGGAGCAGCCCATGCAGAATGGAGAGGAAGACCGCCCTTTGGGAGGAGGTGAAGGCCACCAGCCTGCAGGAAATCGACGGGCACAGGCTCGCCGACTTGCCCCTAATTTTCGATGGGCCATACCCAATAGGCAGGTCAATGATGGGATGGGTGGAGATGGAGATGATATGGAAATATTCATGGAGGAGATGAGAGAAATCAGGAGAAAACTTAGGGAGCTGCAGTTGAGGAATTGTCTGCGTATCCTTATGGGGGAGCTCTCGAATCACCACGACCATCATGATGAATTTTGCCTTATGCCTTGATTCCTGCCATTTATCATGAGATTAATACTGTGATTCTcgctgttttccttttccttgcatTTTCCTAATATGCCTTTACTGATCCGTTTGCTGTGAACCCTATGTTATTTCCATGTGTCAAGTGGGTCTTGTATTGCCAGCTTCTAATTGGAGATTGCCTTTGCACTCAGTCTAAGTTTCTGTCAGCAGTAGAGTTTCACCCATGTGCatggaaaaatttaaagttaataaagcaatttaaaaaacaatctatACATTTAGTATTGTCTCATTAAAAATGTATCCTTACATATAAcagatgaactaaaaaaaaaatctgagattaAATACACCAGAGTGTTAATTGGGGCATATTTTTCTATGgtaattgtaatcccagcaatttgggaggccaagggtcgGATCACTGGGTCAgcagatcaagacaatcctggttaacacagtgaaaccccatctctactaaaaaaaaatacaaaaaattagttgggcgagGTAGCCCAcgcttttagtcccagctacttaagaggctgaggcaggagaaatgcttgaactcaggaggcggaggttgcagtgagcctgagctgagactgtgccactgcactccagcctgggcgacagagcaagactctgtctcaaaaaaaaaaaaaaaaaggtatgtgacactttttttcttttattatctggAGTTTGAGAagcaatgaaaattatttttaaatgagattatgaATGGATTATGAATGTAGTCCAGATACATAACAATACTGCCTCAACAAATTTGAAGAATAAACTTTATCTTTCACTCTTAACTGAAATAATAAACCTTCCCTTTATTACAGATACATTCCTTTAAAGAGCCTGTTTTCTGCTTTGTGAAATGGGGAACAACGCTTGTCTTACAGGGTTGCTAAGTGGAACTGATGAAATGTGGAACTGTGTTGGGCTGGCTtctgtccccaactccccaacatTTAATAGGACTGGGACCCCCACCAGGTACTTAGGGAGAACTGGAGGAATTATCACTCATGCTTACAAGTCCAGACAGTGAAAATACGTGGGATTCCCCAAGTCACTCTTGTTATATGCAATCCTCCTGCTCCCCTGATTACTGTCTTCTTAGTTGGCCACACTTTTCCTTCTGCTGGATCCTGTTTCTGTTCTTGTTGATGAGGTGCTAGGGTCTTCAAGGTAACAAAACCCCACTGATTTATCTGGAGTCCCTGGTGAGCCAAATCCCTGCTTTGACCTCTATAGAATTATGGGGAATGTCTTTATAACTTGAGAGTTGTATTTATCTCAGTGAGTATAACCAGGATAAATCTTGTAGTTCTTGGGATCACGTTGGTTCTTTGCAAAATAAtcctttctggttttctttcatGACTCCTTCAAATAACTCAGACACGAGTGCACTGGGGCCTAGCTCAGGAAATATATCTAAGTGTGCCCAGATTTATGTTACTGCAAACCTGAAGGCTTTATTTGTGCCTGTGTTTCTATGCTTGATATGGATTTTCTCAAAGGAGACTTTTGGCAGGCCTACCCATCCAGTTTAACAGACTTACCCAGACATGTAAATTACAATGGgggaacacattttctttaaagcGGAAACACACTCCCTTCTTGTCTATACCTGAACCATGAAACTActttataaattctttaaaactgTATGAAGTATTTGGCATTGTTATTTCTTTGTGAGTGTGTGCCCTTTTCTCCAGGCAATCATTTTGTCTTAATCATCCTGGAACTCAGTTTCTGGTATAGTCCGTGACATAttagattttaaattattaattattttgattgATTAACTATGATCGCGTTAGAAATCCAGCTCAAAACTGTCCCTGACTCACTGTCCTTAACGAAGTGTTCAAAGGCAAGTAACTAGTTATGTGGAAAGTATTACAATGTTTCCAAAGGAACATAGCAAGGAAAGTTTCTAACTCaaattctataaaaatttttttaaaccttgtaTATGTTAGTGTTTAGGGAAACATAGACCCCTTATTTGCATCATAATCACTTAGGGAAAGTGTTAAAAATGCTGAAAGTTGGCTGCTCTTCCCACCCCCAACCATTCACTGTCACCACCTGAATCACCAGAATCAGGAATTACTGTTTTGACAGTTTCCCAAGTGATTCTCACATATCTCACACCTGAGTTTGACAACATAAGCATAGAGAAACACTGACAGTAATTACACTATTTTACAAATATCATGATCCAAATTACCTTATGTACTTGATTCTATAATGAATATATGTTTCCAAAATACAGCATTCCAAAATTAGACTACATTAGATCGtcaatgtatgtttatatttaaaccaccactgttttgtctttttttcaaatattctattaAACTAATGCCTTATCATGAATGTATTAAGTatataattatgaaattattaaataaattatgcattATCATTTCTATGCCAACCTGTGCCCTTTCACAACAGTGATTTTGTCTTAATCTCCCTGGAGCTAAGTTTCTAGCATAGTGCCTAATATAGTAGATGTTTCATAacataataattcatttaattacTTCATTTACTAATTAGttattaaattatttcagaattgtAGTTTATCTAAACCAATATATAACAACATTTTTGAGTCTGTGGAGTTTCTTTaatactttcatattttaaaagtttctataaagaacatttttaaatgtagtacttctttttttttaaatagaatcttgctgtcaccaggctggagtgcagtggtatgatcttggcacgccaccacacccagctaatttttatatttttactagagacagtttcaccatgttggccaggatggtctcgatatcttgacctcatgatcttcccacctcggcctcccaaagtcctgggattacaggcgtgagccaccgtgcccagcctaaacatAATACTTTTTACGATCATTTATATGTTATCATATATATTTGGATCATGAATATAGGGAGAATATAAACAAAACCATAATCCAGTCATCCACAGATACCACTTGTGAGTTTTTTAATCTTCATCTTATATTTTATCATGAAGAAGCCAGGCTTAGAGCCTCTTATGAGAAACACTGCCTCTTTCAAAGCCCCTGCCAAATAAATATGTTTAGCTTGCCATGTTTGTTACTATTTTTCTAATCTCTCCTCTGCACTCATCAAAGCTGATTGACTCACATTTGATCAGATTTCAATTAGCTCCTGATTTTCAAAACTCAAGCCATCATCTTTCAGAAGTCCATTCTCAGTGGTCTAATGTAGTCtaattttgaaatgcattttggcaaatttagaaatataaagtaAACACATGTATTTATTAGATTAGGAGAgaactatttatttataaaacctaAAATTTGTCTTAGAAGtagaaaaagttttgaatttcatAAATGAAATGGGCAAAATTTCACCTCTACTTTGTCTCCTTTCCTGACATCACGTGTATTACATAGTAAATATACTGGTTTTGCTTAGAAagattcagtttttaaattttaaaaaagatagcaTGTTATATAGTCAATATTTCATTTGTAACCAGCTGGAATGATTTTTAAGT from Callithrix jacchus isolate 240 chromosome X, calJac240_pri, whole genome shotgun sequence carries:
- the BEX3 gene encoding protein BEX3 isoform X1 yields the protein MANIHQENEEMEQPMQNGEEDRPLGGGEGHQPAGNRRAQARRLAPNFRWAIPNRQVNDGMGGDGDDMEIFMEEMREIRRKLRELQLRNCLRILMGELSNHHDHHDEFCLMP
- the BEX3 gene encoding protein BEX3 isoform X2, with the protein product MEQPMQNGEEDRPLGGGEGHQPAGNRRAQARRLAPNFRWAIPNRQVNDGMGGDGDDMEIFMEEMREIRRKLRELQLRNCLRILMGELSNHHDHHDEFCLMP